The following proteins are co-located in the Scomber scombrus chromosome 2, fScoSco1.1, whole genome shotgun sequence genome:
- the ucp1 gene encoding mitochondrial brown fat uncoupling protein 1, with protein MVGFKPSDVPPPLGVKMASAGAAACIADLVTFPLDTAKVRLQIQGEKKVDAAKNIRYRGVFGTISTMIRTEGPRSLYNGLVAGLQRQLCFASIRIGLYDNVRDFYTGGNENPGVLLRILAGCTTGAMAVSFAQPTDVVKVRFQAQMNLDGVARRYTGTMQAYRHIFQNEGLRGLWKGTLPNITRNALVNCTELVTYDLIKEAILRHKLMSDNLPCHFVSAFGAGFVTTVIASPVDVVKTRYMNSPPGQYKSAINCAWTMMTKEGPTAFYKGFVPSFLRLGSWNVVMFVSFEQIKRAMMVTKKRFDDNN; from the exons ATGGTAGGATTTAAACCCTCAGATGTTCCCCCTCCACTTGGGGTGAAGATGGCGAGTGCTGGAGCTGCAGCCTGTATAGCTGATCTTGTCACATTTCCTCTGGATACAGCCAAAGTCAGACTACAG ATTCAGGGAGAGAAGAAGGTGGATGCAGCCAAAAACATCCGCTACAGAGGGGTGTTTGGGACGATCAGCACCATGATCCGAACAGAGGGGCCCAGGTCTTTGTATAACGGGCTGGTAGCTGGGCTGCAGAGGCAATTGTGCTTTGCCTCCATTAGAATTGGCCTCTACGACAATGTGAGAGATTTCTACACTGGTGGAAATGAAA ACCCGGGTGTACTGCTTCGTATCCTGGCTGGCTGCACTACAGGCGCCATGGCGGTGTCCTTTGCACAACCCACTGATGTGGTCAAGGTTCGGTTCCAAGCCCAGATGAACCTGGATGGCGTGGCCCGTCGTTACACTGGAACTATGCAGGCCTACAGACACATCTTTCAGAACGAGGGCTTACGTGGACTCTGGAAAG GCACACTGCCCAACATCACAAGAAACGCACTGGTCAACTGCACAGAGCTGGTCACATATGATTTGATCAAAGAGGCCATCCTTAGACATAAACTGATGTCAG ACAATCTGCCGTGCCACTTTGTGTCTGCTTTTGGTGCCGGCTTCGTTACCACAGTGATAGCTTCCCCAGTAGATGTGGTGAAAACAAGGTACATGAACTCACCACCGGGCCAGTACAAGAGTGCGATCAACTGTGCCTGGACCATGATGACTAAAGAGGGGCCAACTGCTTTCTATAAAGG ATTTGTGCCTTCGTTTCTGAGGTTGGGATCCTGGAATGTTGTGATGTTTGTCTCATTCGAGCAAATCAAGAGAGCCATGATGGTCACCAAGAAGAGATTTGATGACAACAACTGA